One segment of Variovorax paradoxus DNA contains the following:
- a CDS encoding ABC transporter substrate-binding protein: protein MKSLARFVAWGAASFALAATAIAQPQRPAEIKLGMSTFMTGPASVLGAPAKTAADMWIEDFNAAGGIDGTKLSPTWIDEGQGADKFLSEYRRLAQEPGEKLMLSAISSGYCNALAPVAEDLKVINILWECSTEKVLEERRYKYVFRTGPNGTMEMVAAVLHLLKTKPDFKTLAVVNQDYAWGRDSWEIFRNTLLALKPDVKIVAELFPKFGASDFSAEVTRLQALRPDVVLSTAWGGDLDTFLRQASQRGLLKSSQFVLPLADSSLERLGDAVPPGVIVGFVGDGYFADPEFANDPEARAFVQKFKKRTGAYPNFAVYHMIQALKAATGAYKQALADNKGQWPTTEQLATTLRKLEYRGLSRPIRLREDGQALQGQLYGVTAKDASQPFPVARQLSFYPADILTPPVGQKSAEWVKTLKPALLKNPQIRRVGD, encoded by the coding sequence GTGAAATCGCTCGCCAGATTCGTGGCTTGGGGCGCGGCCTCGTTCGCCCTCGCCGCCACCGCCATCGCCCAACCCCAGCGCCCGGCCGAGATCAAGCTCGGCATGAGCACCTTCATGACCGGACCGGCCTCGGTGCTCGGCGCGCCCGCCAAGACGGCCGCCGACATGTGGATCGAGGACTTCAACGCCGCCGGCGGCATCGACGGCACCAAGCTGAGCCCCACCTGGATCGACGAAGGGCAGGGGGCGGACAAGTTCCTATCCGAGTACCGCCGCCTCGCGCAGGAGCCGGGCGAGAAGCTCATGCTGTCGGCCATCTCGAGCGGCTACTGCAACGCGCTGGCGCCGGTGGCGGAAGACCTCAAGGTCATCAACATCCTCTGGGAGTGCTCCACCGAGAAGGTGCTCGAGGAGCGCCGCTACAAGTACGTGTTTCGCACGGGCCCCAACGGCACCATGGAAATGGTGGCGGCCGTGCTGCACCTGCTGAAGACCAAGCCCGACTTCAAGACGCTCGCGGTGGTGAACCAGGACTACGCCTGGGGCCGCGACTCGTGGGAGATCTTCCGCAACACGCTGCTCGCGCTCAAGCCCGACGTGAAGATCGTGGCCGAGCTGTTTCCCAAGTTCGGCGCGTCCGACTTTTCCGCCGAGGTCACCCGGCTGCAGGCGCTGCGGCCCGACGTGGTGTTGTCCACCGCGTGGGGCGGCGACCTCGACACTTTCCTGAGGCAGGCCTCGCAGCGCGGTCTGCTGAAGTCGTCGCAGTTCGTGCTGCCGCTGGCCGATTCGTCGCTCGAGCGGCTCGGCGACGCGGTGCCGCCCGGCGTGATCGTCGGTTTCGTCGGCGACGGCTACTTCGCGGACCCGGAGTTCGCGAACGACCCCGAGGCGCGCGCCTTCGTGCAGAAGTTCAAGAAGCGCACCGGCGCATACCCGAACTTCGCGGTCTATCACATGATCCAGGCGCTGAAGGCCGCCACCGGCGCCTACAAGCAGGCACTGGCCGACAACAAGGGCCAGTGGCCCACCACCGAGCAGCTCGCCACCACGCTGCGCAAGCTGGAGTACCGCGGGCTGTCGCGACCCATCAGGCTGCGCGAGGACGGCCAGGCGCTGCAGGGCCAGCTCTACGGCGTGACCGCCAAGGACGCCTCGCAGCCGTTCCCGGTCGCGCGCCAGCTCTCGTTCTATCCGGCCGACATCCTCACGCCGCCGGTGGGCCAGAAGTCCGCCGAGTGGGTGAAGACGCTCAAGCCCGCGCTGCTGAAGAACCCGCAGATCCGCCGCGTGGGCGACTGA
- a CDS encoding branched-chain amino acid ABC transporter permease: MELNLLLLATVDGLSYAGLLFLISLGLTLICGVFGVINVAHGSLYAFGGYSAASLLAWLLPHTASAVVLVGSLFVAAAVVGGCLGALLERGLLRHFQDRDPVLQLLVTFAAFMMLEDVQRMVWGATPVNAGDLATRLGTTDLLGVTFMNYQLAFIPGVALVAYAGLQFLLRHSTAGRQIVAVIHHRETATALGINAARVGTLTFALAGALGALGGALSVPMTSFVPGLGAEMIVTSFAVIATAGLGQITGALVASVLIGMARSLAVYTLPELEVVMPYLMMVAVLLVRPHGLFSVTAARRI, encoded by the coding sequence ATGGAACTGAATCTCCTGCTGCTGGCCACCGTCGACGGACTGTCGTACGCCGGCCTGCTGTTTCTCATCTCGCTGGGGCTGACCCTGATCTGCGGAGTCTTCGGCGTCATCAACGTGGCGCACGGCAGCCTCTATGCCTTCGGCGGCTACAGCGCCGCGAGCCTGCTGGCGTGGTTGCTGCCGCACACGGCCTCGGCCGTGGTGCTGGTGGGCTCGCTGTTCGTGGCTGCCGCGGTGGTCGGCGGCTGCCTCGGCGCGCTGCTCGAGCGCGGACTGCTGCGGCATTTCCAGGACCGCGATCCGGTGCTGCAGCTGCTCGTCACCTTCGCCGCCTTCATGATGCTGGAGGACGTGCAGCGCATGGTGTGGGGCGCCACGCCGGTCAACGCGGGCGACCTCGCCACGCGGCTGGGCACCACCGACCTGCTGGGCGTGACCTTCATGAACTACCAGCTGGCCTTCATTCCCGGCGTGGCGCTGGTCGCCTACGCGGGCCTGCAGTTCCTGCTGCGCCACTCGACGGCGGGGCGGCAGATCGTGGCGGTCATCCATCACCGCGAGACGGCCACCGCGCTGGGCATCAACGCGGCGCGCGTCGGCACGCTGACCTTCGCGCTCGCGGGTGCGCTCGGCGCGCTGGGCGGTGCACTGTCGGTGCCCATGACCTCGTTCGTGCCCGGCCTGGGCGCCGAGATGATCGTGACCTCGTTCGCGGTCATCGCCACGGCGGGGCTCGGGCAGATCACCGGCGCGCTGGTGGCCTCGGTGCTGATCGGCATGGCGCGCTCGCTGGCGGTGTACACGCTGCCCGAGCTCGAGGTGGTCATGCCCTACCTGATGATGGTGGCGGTGCTGCTGGTGCGCCCGCACGGGCTCTTCTCCGTCACCGCGGCCCGGAGGATCTGA